From Bacillus sp. FSL K6-3431, the proteins below share one genomic window:
- a CDS encoding sugar phosphate isomerase/epimerase family protein, whose protein sequence is MKTKFGCCLVLGSFVPQTKGKREKTNIAKQLQVELAMLEKNGYEFAELTVQSLSQLTEEEFMETLQVIQQSSLNIPVFNSFIPPQLKVTGPNVSEGDLENFLDLAMKRVQAAGGEQIIFGSGAARTVPDGFSRERGQEQIKQFLRCCNVYGEKYGLTVAIEPLNKGESNIINTVEEAVLLATELNLPHIKILADSYHMDIEKESFNILRKATKNGWLAHVHISDRERRFPGEMEGKESIDFSKLFLVLQEAEYQGLISAECSSSSIAKSSALSLQFVKNTWSNVQGGKVNVNSD, encoded by the coding sequence ATGAAAACTAAATTTGGTTGCTGTCTAGTACTTGGTTCGTTTGTTCCTCAAACAAAAGGAAAGAGAGAAAAGACGAACATAGCGAAACAACTTCAAGTTGAGTTAGCGATGTTAGAGAAAAATGGGTATGAATTCGCGGAACTAACCGTCCAATCCCTTTCACAATTGACAGAAGAGGAGTTTATGGAAACGTTACAGGTGATCCAACAATCATCTCTCAACATACCGGTGTTTAATAGTTTTATTCCTCCTCAGTTGAAGGTGACTGGCCCGAACGTATCAGAAGGTGATTTGGAAAACTTTCTGGATTTAGCGATGAAACGGGTCCAAGCGGCTGGAGGAGAACAAATTATTTTCGGTAGTGGAGCAGCTCGTACAGTCCCGGATGGGTTTTCTAGGGAACGTGGCCAAGAACAAATCAAGCAGTTTTTACGATGCTGTAATGTATATGGTGAGAAATACGGGCTTACCGTTGCCATTGAACCGCTAAATAAAGGAGAAAGCAACATTATCAATACAGTGGAGGAGGCGGTGTTACTAGCGACAGAATTGAACTTACCCCATATCAAAATATTGGCGGATAGTTACCATATGGATATAGAGAAAGAATCGTTCAATATTTTAAGAAAAGCTACAAAAAATGGATGGCTTGCACATGTGCATATTTCTGATCGTGAAAGACGCTTTCCGGGAGAAATGGAGGGCAAAGAATCGATTGATTTTTCGAAGCTTTTTCTTGTTTTGCAGGAGGCAGAGTATCAAGGATTGATTTCTGCAGAATGTAGCTCGTCTTCGATCGCTAAATCGAGCGCTTTATCTCTTCAATTTGTAAAAAATACTTGGTCAAATGTTCAAGGAGGTAAAGTGAATGTCAATTCAGATTAA